The following coding sequences are from one Carcharodon carcharias isolate sCarCar2 chromosome 11, sCarCar2.pri, whole genome shotgun sequence window:
- the LOC121284288 gene encoding rho-related GTP-binding protein RhoG: MQSIKCVVVGDGAVGKTCLLICYTTNAFPKEYIPTVFDNYSAQITVDCRTVSLNLWDTAGQEEYDRLRTLSYPQTNVFIICFSIASPPSYENVRHKWHPEVTHHCPDVPMLLVGTKKDLRSDPETIKKLKEQSLAPITQHQGNGLAKQIQAVKYMECSALNQEGIKEVFAEAVRAVINPAPVKSRKSCVLL; the protein is encoded by the coding sequence ATGCAGAGCATTAAGTGTGTTGTGGTGGGAGATGGGGCAGTTGGAAAGACCTGCCTATTGATCTGTTACACCACCAATGCCTTTCCCAAAGAATACATCCCGACCGTCTTCGACAACTACAGCGCGCAGATCACGGTGGACTGTCGGACAGTTAGTCTGAACCTTTGGGACACTGCGGGTCAGGAGGAGTACGACAGACTCAGGACTTTGTCCTACCCCCAAACCAATGTCTTCATCATCTGCTTCTCCATAGCCAGCCCCCCCTCGTACGAGAATGTCCGTCACAAGTGGCACCCCGAGGTGACCCACCACTGCCCGGACGTGCCCATGCTCCTGGTGGGCACCAAGAAGGACCTGCGGAGCGACCCAGAAACCATCAAAAAGCTGAAGGAGCAGAGCCTGGCACCCATCACACAGCATCAGGGGAACGGGCTGGCCAAGCAGATCCAGGCCGTGAAGTACATGGAGTGCTCGGCACTCAACCAGGAAGGAATTAAAGAGGTGTTCGCTGAGGCAGTGAGAGCTGTCATTAACCCAGCCCCAGTGAAAAGCAGAAAGTCCTGCGTACTCTTGTGA